In a genomic window of Rhinoderma darwinii isolate aRhiDar2 chromosome 10, aRhiDar2.hap1, whole genome shotgun sequence:
- the LOC142662673 gene encoding formyl peptide receptor-related sequence 4-like has translation MEGTHFNFDFPENTTFFNYTTTFSPYYSTEEDTDVVSKVFRVIQVITVIFYTISFVIGIFGNGLVIWIAGFKMKKTVNVLWSLNLAIADIVFNIIFPLQVTELIMDGHWPFGRMICKVIFTILFLNASVSTFFLMIISVDQCTLVMCPMWSRKHRTLKVGLIISAITWSTCFMLSSPYLVFSDVIHDLEGDISYCIPVYEDDNDVDTRRNRTMMIISFVSLSLIPCSITLICNGLVKFRLRRSSRLSRSKRPIKIIITILFSILCFWFPFQIWSFLEILNVELNDTVGFIMSHLLYFIGVFSSCLNPMVYVFIGRNFKKSFFKSIPFLLENSLRENDDSDTEYSYCQMETEIENYDL, from the coding sequence ATGGAGGGGACACATTTTAATTTTGACTTCCCGGAAAATACGACTTTCTTCAATTACACCACAACATTTTCTCCATACTACTCTACTGAAGAAGATACAGACGTGGTTTCAAAAGTTTTTCGTGTGATCCAAGTCATTACTGTCATTTTTTACACAATAAGCTTTGTCATAGGGATTTTTGGAAACGGCCTGGTCATCTGGATTGCAGGATTCAAGATGAAGAAGACAGTCAACGTTCTATGGTCTCTGAACTTGGCCATAGCTGACATTGTATTCAATATAATCTTCCCTCTCCAGGTAACAGAGTTGATAATGGATGGGCATTGGCCCTTTGGTCGGATGATATGTAAGGTTATATTCACTATCCTCTTCCTCAATGCCTCAGTCAGCACCTTTTTCCTAATGATTATCAGTGTTGACCAATGTACATTGGTCATGTGTCCGATGTGGTCCAGGAAACATAGGACTCTCAAGGTCGGATTAATCATCTCAGCAATCACATGGTCAACTTGTTTTATGCTCAGTTCTCCATATCTTGTTTTCTCTGACGTTATTCATGACCTTGAGGGTGACATCTCCTACTGCATTCCCGTATATGAAGATGACAATGATGTAGACACGAGGAGGAATCGTACCATGATGATAATAAGTTTTGTCTCCCTCTCCCTGATCCCTTGTTCTATAACACTTATTTGCAATGGTCTGGTCAAATTTCGGCtgagaagaagcagtagactctCAAGGTCAAAGCGACCCAttaaaatcatcatcactattttATTTTCCATTCTCTGTTTCTGGTTCCCGTTCCAAATATGGTCTTTCCTGGAAATCCTGAATGTTGAGTTGAATGATACCGTTGGCTTCATCATGTCCCACCTTCTTTATTTCATCGGTGTCTTCAGCAGCTGTCTAAATCCCATGGTTTATGTTTTTATTGGAAGGAATTTCAAAAAGAGTTTTTTCAAGTCCATTCCATTTCTACTGGAGAACTCACTACGGGAGAATGATGACTCAGATACAGAATATTCTTATTGTCAGATGGAAACTGAGATAGAGAATTATGATTTGTGA